In the genome of Triticum urartu cultivar G1812 chromosome 5, Tu2.1, whole genome shotgun sequence, one region contains:
- the LOC125556128 gene encoding sugar transport protein 7-like isoform X1: MAGSMAPLGVKKERAAEYKGHMTFAVAMACIVAAIGGSIFGYDIGISGVNTMDPFLERFFPAVFRRKNLVTLNNYCKYDNQALSAFTSILYLSGQVSTLAAAPVTRNYGRRASIICGGISFLIGAALNAAAADLTTLILGRVMLGVGIGFGNQAVPLYLSEMAPAHLRGGLNMMFQLATTLGIFSANMINYGTQKIKPWGWRLSLGLVAAPALLMTVGGFLLPETPNSLIERGHDEEGRRVLELIRGTTDVDAEFTDMAEASELANTIKHPFRNILERRNRPQLVMAVCMPAFQILTGINSILFYAPVLFQSMGFGASWSLYSSMLTGAVLLFSTLISIATVDRLGRRKLLISGGILMIICQVIVAAILGVEFGSDKHLSRGCSTAVVFVICLFMLAFGWSWGPLGWTVPSEIFPLETRSAGQSITVAVNLFFTFVIAQAFLSLLCVFKYAIFIFFAGWIAVMTAFVYVFLPETKGVPIEEMVLLWSKHRFWKNIMPAMPTMPLEDGWGPGDGRGDSALAGADCNVHK; the protein is encoded by the exons ATGGCTGGCAGCATGGCTCCGCTGGGTGTGAAGAAGGAGAGGGCGGCGGAGTACAAGGGCCACATGACGTTCGCCGTCGCCATGGCGTGCATCGTCGCCGCCATCGGGGGTTCCATCTTCGGCTACGACATCGGGATCTCCG GAGTGAACACCATGGACCCGTTCCTCGAGAGGTTCTtcccggcggtgttccggcgaAAGAACTTGGTGACCCTGAATAACTACTGCAAGTACGACAATCAGGCCCTCTCCGCCTTCACCTCCATCCTCTACCTCTCCGGCCAAGTCTCTACGCTTGCAGCCGCACCGGTGACAAGGAACTATGGCCGTCGCGCCAGTATTATCTGCGGCGGCATCAGCTTCCTCATCGGCGCAGCCCTAAACGCCGCGGCTGCGGACCTCACGACGTTGATCCTCGGCCGCGTCATGCTTGGCGTCGGCATCGGTTTCGGCAATCAG GCTGTGCCGCTGTACTTGTCGGAGATGGCGCCGGCGCACCTCCGCGGCGGGCTGAACATGATGTTTCAGCTCGCGACGACGCTTGGCATCTTCTCGGCGAACATGATCAACTACGGCACGCAGAAAATCAAGCCGTGGGGGTGGCGACTCTCGCTCGGCCTCGTGGCAGCACCGGCGCTGTTGATGACGGTGGGCGGGTTCCTCCTCCCGGAGACGCCGAATAGCCTCATCGAGCGCGGGCACGATGAGGAGGGCCGGCGCGTGCTGGAGCTGATCCGTGGCACCACGGACGTCGACGCTGAGTTCACGGACATGGCGGAGGCGAGTGAACTGGCCAACACCATCAAGCATCCGTTCCGGAACATCCTCGAGCGGCGCAACCGGCCGCAGCTGGTGATGGCCGTGTGCATGCCGGCGTTTCAGATCCTGACGGGCATCAACTCTATCCTGTTCTACGCGCCGGTGTTGTTCCAGAGCATGGGCTTCGGCGCCAGCTGGTCCCTCTACTCGTCTATGCTCACCGGCGCCGTACTCTTGTTCTCCACGCTCATTTCAATCGCCACCGTCGACCGCCTCGGTAGGAGGAAGCTCCTCATCAGCGGCGGCATCCTAATGATCATCTGCCAGGTGATCGTGGCGGCGATACTGGGGGTGGAGTTCGGCTCAGACAAGCATCTATCGCGGGGCTGCTCGACCGCGGTGGTCTTCGTGATCTGCCTCTTCATGCTCGCGTTCGGGTGGTCGTGGGGTCCGCTAGGGTGGACGGTACCGAGCGAGATCTTTCCGCTGGAGACGCGCTCGGCGGGGCAGAGCATCACGGTGGCCGTCAACCTCTTCTTCACCTTCGTCATCGCGCAGGCGTTCCTGTCGCTGCTATGCGTCTTCAAGTAcgccatcttcatcttcttcgcCGGCTGGATCGCCGTCATGACCGCCTTCGTCTATGTCTTCCTGCCGGAGACCAAGGGCGTGCCGATTGAGGAGATGGTGCTGCTCTGGAGCAAGCATAGATTCTGGAAGAACATCATGCCGGCAATGCCGACGATGCCGCTCGAGGACGGCTGGGGACCCGGTGACGGCCGTGGGGATAGTGCTCTTGCAGGAGCTGATTGCAACGTTCACAAGTGA
- the LOC125556128 gene encoding sugar carrier protein A-like isoform X2, translating to MAPAHLRGGLNMMFQLATTLGIFSANMINYGTQKIKPWGWRLSLGLVAAPALLMTVGGFLLPETPNSLIERGHDEEGRRVLELIRGTTDVDAEFTDMAEASELANTIKHPFRNILERRNRPQLVMAVCMPAFQILTGINSILFYAPVLFQSMGFGASWSLYSSMLTGAVLLFSTLISIATVDRLGRRKLLISGGILMIICQVIVAAILGVEFGSDKHLSRGCSTAVVFVICLFMLAFGWSWGPLGWTVPSEIFPLETRSAGQSITVAVNLFFTFVIAQAFLSLLCVFKYAIFIFFAGWIAVMTAFVYVFLPETKGVPIEEMVLLWSKHRFWKNIMPAMPTMPLEDGWGPGDGRGDSALAGADCNVHK from the coding sequence ATGGCGCCGGCGCACCTCCGCGGCGGGCTGAACATGATGTTTCAGCTCGCGACGACGCTTGGCATCTTCTCGGCGAACATGATCAACTACGGCACGCAGAAAATCAAGCCGTGGGGGTGGCGACTCTCGCTCGGCCTCGTGGCAGCACCGGCGCTGTTGATGACGGTGGGCGGGTTCCTCCTCCCGGAGACGCCGAATAGCCTCATCGAGCGCGGGCACGATGAGGAGGGCCGGCGCGTGCTGGAGCTGATCCGTGGCACCACGGACGTCGACGCTGAGTTCACGGACATGGCGGAGGCGAGTGAACTGGCCAACACCATCAAGCATCCGTTCCGGAACATCCTCGAGCGGCGCAACCGGCCGCAGCTGGTGATGGCCGTGTGCATGCCGGCGTTTCAGATCCTGACGGGCATCAACTCTATCCTGTTCTACGCGCCGGTGTTGTTCCAGAGCATGGGCTTCGGCGCCAGCTGGTCCCTCTACTCGTCTATGCTCACCGGCGCCGTACTCTTGTTCTCCACGCTCATTTCAATCGCCACCGTCGACCGCCTCGGTAGGAGGAAGCTCCTCATCAGCGGCGGCATCCTAATGATCATCTGCCAGGTGATCGTGGCGGCGATACTGGGGGTGGAGTTCGGCTCAGACAAGCATCTATCGCGGGGCTGCTCGACCGCGGTGGTCTTCGTGATCTGCCTCTTCATGCTCGCGTTCGGGTGGTCGTGGGGTCCGCTAGGGTGGACGGTACCGAGCGAGATCTTTCCGCTGGAGACGCGCTCGGCGGGGCAGAGCATCACGGTGGCCGTCAACCTCTTCTTCACCTTCGTCATCGCGCAGGCGTTCCTGTCGCTGCTATGCGTCTTCAAGTAcgccatcttcatcttcttcgcCGGCTGGATCGCCGTCATGACCGCCTTCGTCTATGTCTTCCTGCCGGAGACCAAGGGCGTGCCGATTGAGGAGATGGTGCTGCTCTGGAGCAAGCATAGATTCTGGAAGAACATCATGCCGGCAATGCCGACGATGCCGCTCGAGGACGGCTGGGGACCCGGTGACGGCCGTGGGGATAGTGCTCTTGCAGGAGCTGATTGCAACGTTCACAAGTGA